A DNA window from Kitasatospora atroaurantiaca contains the following coding sequences:
- a CDS encoding M48 family metallopeptidase, whose protein sequence is MTFRLRAVRALVLLAGFYLMGVVLLAAMAVLDWLLVTRLLTERAAWFEGTVLTVTVLLAVAILRGMFASLRAGRLGPVPHAVAVTPQDQPELWEEVRAAAEVTGERPPDELYLVAEVNAGVAEQSRLLGLLPGRRRMLLGLPLLAGLTVPRLRAVLAHEFGHYGNLDTRLGGVTMRGREAVLHTVEVFRGGSTQLHYAIGALYVGYARMFLRTSQSMARHQELAADQVAARHAGRDATVAALRTLPVLDAVHTHYLDTYAAMGGPLGALPPVGEVHGGFRRLLAARTAERLAVLSAGQRPPRPHRYDSHPPTAERIALIEKLPADGRTDGSSDEPAAVTLLHDPDRVFAALEARTLPPEAMRLRRMSWDDLVMARAVADAEGWSRPLRVAVARALRSSAQGADGPAPVRRDATAKGVPDDELPGLEEVLNAFDRGLLWMAVADRMPKPPRAARLIGPSARNFIRPKVFDGLAGMVHLRLAGAGHATPDIAWSGQPGLALPEAWEKDMDDALDAAVADMPDTAPLRALLADTPGVPA, encoded by the coding sequence ATGACGTTTCGGCTGCGCGCTGTCCGCGCGCTCGTGCTGCTGGCCGGCTTCTATCTGATGGGCGTGGTTCTGCTAGCGGCCATGGCGGTGCTCGACTGGCTGCTGGTGACACGGCTGCTCACCGAGCGGGCGGCCTGGTTCGAGGGCACGGTCCTGACCGTCACCGTCTTGCTGGCGGTGGCGATTCTGCGGGGTATGTTCGCCTCTTTGCGGGCCGGGCGTCTGGGCCCGGTGCCGCACGCGGTGGCGGTCACGCCGCAGGACCAGCCCGAGCTGTGGGAAGAGGTGCGCGCCGCTGCCGAGGTGACGGGGGAGCGGCCGCCGGACGAGCTCTACCTGGTCGCCGAGGTCAACGCGGGGGTCGCCGAACAGAGCCGCCTGCTGGGGCTGTTGCCCGGACGGCGCCGTATGCTCCTGGGCCTGCCGCTGCTCGCCGGGCTGACCGTCCCGCGGCTGCGCGCCGTCCTCGCCCACGAGTTCGGGCACTACGGCAACCTCGACACCCGGCTCGGCGGTGTCACGATGCGCGGCCGGGAGGCAGTACTGCACACGGTGGAGGTGTTCCGCGGGGGCAGCACCCAGTTGCACTACGCGATCGGCGCCCTGTACGTCGGCTACGCCCGGATGTTCCTGCGGACCTCGCAGTCCATGGCCCGCCACCAGGAGCTCGCCGCCGACCAAGTGGCCGCCCGGCACGCGGGCCGCGACGCGACGGTCGCTGCGCTGCGCACCCTTCCGGTGCTCGACGCCGTGCACACCCACTACCTGGACACATACGCCGCGATGGGCGGGCCGCTGGGAGCACTGCCGCCGGTGGGCGAGGTGCACGGCGGTTTCCGACGGCTGCTCGCCGCCCGGACGGCGGAGCGGCTCGCTGTACTCTCCGCCGGGCAGCGCCCGCCGCGGCCGCACCGGTACGACTCGCACCCGCCGACCGCCGAACGGATCGCCCTGATCGAGAAGCTGCCCGCCGACGGCCGGACCGACGGGTCTTCCGATGAGCCGGCCGCGGTCACCCTGCTGCACGACCCGGACCGGGTGTTCGCCGCGCTGGAGGCGCGCACGCTGCCGCCGGAGGCGATGCGGCTGCGGCGCATGAGTTGGGACGACCTCGTCATGGCCCGCGCGGTCGCCGACGCCGAAGGCTGGTCCCGGCCGCTACGGGTCGCCGTGGCCAGGGCGCTGCGCTCCTCGGCGCAAGGCGCAGACGGGCCTGCGCCCGTACGCCGGGATGCCACGGCCAAGGGGGTGCCGGACGACGAGTTGCCCGGCCTCGAGGAGGTACTCAACGCGTTCGACCGCGGCCTGCTGTGGATGGCGGTCGCCGACCGCATGCCCAAACCGCCTCGGGCGGCGCGGCTGATCGGGCCGTCGGCCCGCAACTTCATCCGGCCCAAGGTCTTCGACGGGCTCGCGGGCATGGTCCATCTGCGCCTCGCCGGGGCCGGACACGCCACCCCTGACATCGCCTGGTCGGGGCAGCCCGGACTCGCCCTGCCCGAGGCATGGGAGAAGGACATGGACGACGCCCTCGACGCGGCCGTCGCCGACATGCCCGACACTGCGCCCCTACGCGCCCTGCTCGCCGACACCCCCGGCGTGCCCGCGTAA
- a CDS encoding bifunctional phosphatase PAP2/diacylglycerol kinase family protein, giving the protein MGALNELDRQLFVRFAARRLRGADPWLPRLTHAADHGVLWLASAAVLGASGSRTARRAALRGVGSLLIASAVANLPAKYAARRPRPLLDPVPVVRRLLKQPVTSSFPSGHSASAAAFATGLALESPLLGAVAAPVAAGVMASRVYVGVHYPGDVLAGAALGAGAAALTLRWWPRRPNRPAATAPPHLDAPALPRGAGLSVVVNISAGPGVPPRGGQGPDPVVEELRALLTEAEIQVCGPGDDLAELMDRAAARAVRAGGALGVCGGDGTVNLAATVAARELLPLAVFPGGTLNHFAVDLGSPTLRATAEAVETGSAAAVDLGRLRGDGLDRIFLNTFSIGVYPDLVRVRERLEKRLGKWPALGVALVRVLAAAEPVPVAVSGVPRRLWLLFAGNGAYDPPGFAPSHRSRLDDGLLDIRVVDGSRPFARTRLLAAFLSGTLGRSRVYREARLPALDLTDLRGVGHLALDGEAVPAPDRLLLGKASRPLTVYRPAHPAVP; this is encoded by the coding sequence ATGGGTGCGCTGAACGAGCTCGACCGTCAGCTGTTCGTCCGTTTCGCCGCGCGTCGCCTGCGCGGCGCGGACCCCTGGCTGCCCAGACTGACCCATGCCGCCGACCACGGCGTGCTGTGGCTGGCCTCCGCTGCCGTCCTCGGGGCGAGCGGCAGCCGTACGGCCCGCCGGGCAGCGCTGCGCGGGGTGGGCTCGCTCCTGATCGCCTCGGCCGTCGCCAACCTGCCGGCCAAGTACGCGGCCCGGCGGCCGCGGCCCCTCCTCGACCCGGTGCCGGTGGTCCGCCGACTGCTCAAGCAGCCGGTGACCAGCTCCTTCCCCTCCGGGCACTCCGCCTCGGCGGCCGCCTTCGCCACCGGCCTCGCCCTGGAATCGCCCCTGCTGGGCGCGGTCGCAGCCCCGGTGGCAGCCGGTGTGATGGCCTCCCGGGTCTACGTCGGCGTGCACTACCCGGGCGACGTGCTGGCCGGGGCGGCACTGGGCGCGGGAGCGGCCGCGCTCACGCTCCGTTGGTGGCCACGCAGGCCGAACCGTCCCGCCGCCACCGCCCCGCCCCACCTCGACGCGCCCGCGCTCCCGCGCGGCGCTGGGCTGTCCGTGGTGGTCAACATCAGCGCGGGCCCGGGCGTCCCGCCCAGGGGCGGACAGGGGCCGGATCCCGTGGTCGAGGAGCTCCGAGCGCTGCTCACCGAGGCGGAGATCCAGGTCTGCGGGCCCGGCGACGACCTGGCGGAGCTGATGGACCGGGCCGCGGCGCGTGCCGTCCGCGCCGGGGGAGCGCTCGGTGTCTGCGGCGGCGACGGCACCGTCAACCTCGCAGCGACGGTCGCGGCCCGCGAGCTCCTGCCACTGGCGGTCTTCCCGGGCGGCACGCTCAACCACTTCGCCGTAGACCTCGGCAGCCCCACCCTGCGGGCCACCGCCGAGGCGGTCGAGACGGGCAGTGCGGCCGCCGTGGACCTCGGCCGCCTCCGCGGTGACGGCCTGGACCGCATCTTCCTCAACACCTTCAGCATCGGCGTGTACCCGGACCTCGTCCGCGTCCGCGAGCGGCTGGAGAAGCGCCTCGGCAAGTGGCCGGCGCTGGGTGTCGCGCTGGTCCGGGTGCTGGCGGCGGCGGAGCCCGTCCCGGTGGCGGTGTCCGGCGTGCCGCGCAGGCTGTGGCTGCTGTTCGCGGGCAACGGCGCGTACGACCCTCCGGGCTTCGCGCCGAGTCACCGAAGCCGCCTGGACGACGGCCTGCTCGACATCCGGGTGGTCGACGGCAGCCGCCCGTTCGCCCGGACCAGACTGCTCGCAGCCTTCCTCTCCGGCACCCTCGGCAGATCGCGGGTGTACCGCGAGGCCAGGCTGCCCGCCCTCGACCTGACCGACCTGCGGGGAGTGGGGCACCTGGCCCTGGACGGCGAGGCGGTCCCTGCCCCGGACCGTCTGCTGCTCGGCAAGGCTTCCCGCCCTCTCACGGTCTACCGGCCGGCTCATCCGGCCGTCCCGTGA
- a CDS encoding ABC transporter permease: MTKHRLFWPAVVLVALLLANLAFTPDFFAIRIKDGHLYGSLVDILHFGAPLILVALGMTLVIATGGIDLSVGSTVAIAGALACLHISEAADPAGVGTVLGAVAIALVVALVLGVANGVLVARVGVQPIIATLILMVAGRGVAQLVTDGQIITVTSDPYKLIGGGYWLTMPFAILLAGAVVLLTSLLTRRTALGLLLESVGGNPVASRLVGIRAMGLIGLVYVFSALCAAVAGLMISSNVSSADGNNAGLWIELDAILAVVVGGTSLTGGRFSLGGTVIGALIIQTLSTTVYTIGIPPETTLVFKAFVVIAVCLIQSPAFRAKAARRRSSAKHTARPQPLKPEEVGA; encoded by the coding sequence ATGACCAAGCACCGCCTCTTCTGGCCCGCCGTCGTCCTCGTGGCGCTGCTGCTGGCCAACCTGGCGTTCACCCCGGACTTCTTCGCGATCCGGATCAAGGACGGGCACCTGTACGGGAGCCTGGTCGACATCCTGCACTTCGGCGCGCCGCTGATCCTGGTCGCCCTGGGCATGACCCTGGTGATCGCGACCGGCGGCATCGACCTCTCGGTCGGCTCCACCGTCGCCATCGCCGGCGCCCTGGCCTGCCTGCACATCAGCGAGGCGGCCGACCCGGCCGGCGTGGGCACGGTGCTCGGCGCGGTCGCGATCGCGCTGGTGGTGGCCCTGGTGCTGGGGGTGGCCAACGGCGTGCTGGTGGCCAGGGTCGGTGTCCAACCGATCATCGCCACCCTGATCCTGATGGTGGCCGGACGCGGCGTCGCCCAGCTGGTGACGGACGGTCAGATCATCACCGTCACCAGCGATCCGTACAAGCTGATCGGCGGCGGCTACTGGCTGACCATGCCGTTCGCGATCCTGCTCGCGGGAGCGGTCGTCCTGCTGACCTCGCTGCTGACCCGGCGCACGGCCCTCGGGCTGCTGCTGGAGTCGGTCGGCGGGAACCCGGTGGCAAGCCGGCTGGTCGGCATCCGGGCGATGGGCCTGATCGGCCTGGTGTACGTCTTCAGCGCGCTGTGCGCGGCCGTCGCCGGGCTGATGATCAGCTCCAACGTCTCCAGCGCGGACGGCAACAACGCCGGGCTCTGGATCGAGCTGGACGCCATCCTGGCCGTGGTGGTCGGCGGCACCTCGCTGACCGGCGGGCGGTTCTCGCTCGGCGGTACGGTGATCGGCGCGCTGATCATCCAGACCCTGTCCACCACCGTCTACACCATCGGCATCCCGCCGGAGACCACGCTGGTCTTCAAGGCCTTCGTGGTGATCGCGGTCTGCCTGATCCAGTCACCCGCCTTCCGCGCCAAGGCCGCCCGCCGGCGGTCGTCGGCCAAGCACACCGCGCGGCCGCAGCCGCTGAAGCCCGAGGAGGTGGGGGCATGA
- a CDS encoding NAD-dependent epimerase/dehydratase family protein, translating into MEILLTGGAGFIGSAVAARLVAAGHRVRVLDALLPAVHPAGRAPVLPDGVEFHRGDVRDRQVVERALRGVDAVCHQAAMVGLGLDLDDAPDYVGCNDLGTAVLLAAMARSDVRELVLAGSMVVYGEGRYRCAEHGDVSPGPRRPADLDAGRFEPPCPRCGAPLAPGLVSEDAPADPRNVYAATKLAQEHLAAAWARACGGRVLTLRYHNVYGPGMPRDTPYAGVASLFRSALARGESPRVFEDGGQRRDFVHVSDVASANLAALAAVSARPPGSARAYNVGSGDVHTVGEMAAALAAAYGGPEPVVTGEYRLGDVRHITADSARLRAELGWCPRVEFADGMAEFAAAPLRT; encoded by the coding sequence ATGGAGATTCTGCTCACCGGCGGTGCCGGGTTCATCGGGTCGGCCGTGGCGGCCCGGCTGGTCGCCGCCGGACACCGGGTTCGGGTGCTGGACGCGCTGCTCCCTGCGGTGCACCCGGCCGGTCGGGCACCGGTGCTGCCGGACGGGGTGGAGTTCCACCGGGGTGACGTACGGGACCGGCAGGTGGTGGAGCGGGCGCTGCGCGGGGTGGACGCGGTGTGCCACCAGGCGGCGATGGTGGGGCTGGGCCTGGACCTCGACGACGCGCCCGACTACGTGGGCTGCAACGACCTCGGTACGGCGGTGCTGCTGGCCGCGATGGCACGTTCGGACGTACGGGAGCTGGTGCTGGCCGGGTCGATGGTGGTCTACGGCGAGGGGCGCTACCGGTGCGCGGAGCACGGGGACGTCTCGCCGGGGCCTCGGCGGCCCGCCGACCTGGACGCCGGGCGCTTCGAGCCGCCCTGCCCGCGCTGCGGCGCCCCGCTCGCTCCGGGGCTGGTGTCCGAGGACGCGCCGGCCGACCCGCGCAACGTGTACGCGGCGACCAAGCTGGCCCAGGAGCACCTGGCCGCCGCCTGGGCCAGAGCATGCGGCGGCCGGGTACTGACGCTCCGTTACCACAACGTCTACGGGCCGGGGATGCCGCGCGACACTCCGTACGCGGGGGTCGCGTCCCTGTTCCGTTCGGCGCTGGCCCGCGGCGAGTCGCCGAGGGTCTTCGAGGACGGCGGGCAGCGGCGCGACTTCGTCCACGTCTCCGACGTGGCCTCGGCCAACCTGGCCGCGCTGGCCGCGGTGTCCGCCCGCCCGCCGGGGAGCGCGCGGGCGTACAACGTCGGCAGCGGGGATGTGCACACCGTGGGTGAGATGGCCGCGGCCCTGGCGGCGGCGTACGGCGGACCGGAACCGGTGGTCACGGGCGAGTACCGGCTGGGTGATGTCCGGCACATCACGGCCGACTCGGCCCGGCTGCGGGCCGAGCTGGGCTGGTGCCCGCGGGTCGAATTCGCCGACGGTATGGCGGAGTTCGCTGCCGCGCCGCTGCGGACCTGA
- a CDS encoding ABC transporter substrate-binding protein — protein MSKRAAAALVASAMVAVLSACGSGGSGGSSADGTGSGHKLTVGFSQVGAESGWRTANTKSVQDAAKKAGITLKFSDAQQKQENQIKAIRSFIQQKVDVIAFSPVVESGWDTVLKEAKDAKIPVVLTDRAVDSKDESLYASFLGSDFVEEGKRAGDWLVKQYQGKTDAVNIVELQGTTGSAPANDRKAGFTDVIKADSKFKIVASQTGDFTRAKGKEVMQAFLKSQPKIDVLYAHNDDMALGAIQAIEEAGKKPGTDIKIISVDGVKDAFTAMSQGKINVDVECNPLLGDQLMDLIKKVKAGEQVPRRIKTEEGVFTQDQAAAALPNRQY, from the coding sequence ATGTCCAAGAGAGCTGCGGCGGCCCTGGTCGCAAGCGCGATGGTCGCCGTTCTGTCCGCCTGCGGGTCCGGCGGCTCCGGCGGGAGCTCGGCCGACGGTACGGGCTCCGGTCACAAGCTCACCGTGGGCTTCTCGCAGGTCGGTGCGGAGAGCGGCTGGCGCACCGCCAACACCAAGTCCGTGCAGGACGCGGCGAAGAAGGCCGGCATCACCCTGAAGTTCTCCGACGCCCAGCAGAAGCAGGAGAACCAGATCAAGGCGATCCGCTCGTTCATCCAGCAGAAGGTGGACGTCATCGCCTTCTCGCCGGTGGTCGAGTCGGGTTGGGACACCGTACTCAAGGAGGCCAAGGACGCCAAGATCCCGGTCGTCCTGACGGACCGTGCGGTGGACTCCAAGGACGAGTCGCTCTACGCCAGCTTCCTCGGCTCCGACTTCGTGGAGGAGGGCAAGCGGGCCGGCGACTGGCTGGTGAAGCAGTACCAGGGCAAGACCGACGCGGTGAACATCGTGGAGCTCCAGGGCACCACCGGCTCCGCCCCGGCCAACGACCGCAAGGCGGGCTTCACCGACGTCATCAAGGCCGACTCCAAGTTCAAGATCGTGGCCTCCCAGACCGGTGACTTCACCCGGGCCAAGGGCAAGGAGGTCATGCAGGCCTTCCTGAAGTCCCAGCCGAAGATCGACGTGCTCTACGCGCACAACGACGACATGGCCCTCGGCGCGATCCAGGCCATCGAGGAGGCCGGCAAGAAGCCCGGTACCGACATCAAGATCATCTCGGTCGACGGCGTCAAGGACGCCTTCACCGCGATGAGCCAGGGCAAGATCAACGTCGACGTCGAGTGCAACCCGCTCCTCGGCGACCAGCTGATGGACCTGATCAAGAAGGTCAAGGCCGGCGAGCAGGTGCCGCGCCGGATCAAGACCGAGGAGGGCGTCTTCACCCAGGACCAGGCCGCGGCCGCCCTGCCGAACCGCCAGTACTGA
- the yjfF gene encoding galactofuranose ABC transporter, permease protein YjfF, translated as MTSNALARGRGREYIPLLVTSVLLVSMFSAGSVQYDGFFSGQVLLNLLIDNAFLLVVAVGMTFVVLTGGIDLSVGAMVALSTMISAWLVEQHGWPPLLVIPLVLVVGTGAGFVMGWVIHTFEIQPFIVTLAGMFLARGLCYTISIDSISITDPTYTAFAQTRIPLPGDLFVSPSVLIAVGVLAIAFVVLHYTRLGRNVYALGGSEQSALLMGLPVARTKIAVYAISGFCSALGGVLLTFYMLSGYGLHAVGLELDAIAAVVIGGTLLTGGSGYLLGTALGVLVLGLIQTVISFQGTLSSWWTRIVIGGLLFVFILLQRLIVGRRKA; from the coding sequence ATGACCTCGAACGCCCTGGCCCGTGGCCGTGGCCGCGAGTACATTCCGCTGCTGGTCACGTCCGTCCTGCTGGTCTCGATGTTCAGCGCCGGCTCGGTCCAGTACGACGGCTTCTTCTCCGGGCAGGTGCTGCTCAACCTGCTGATCGACAACGCCTTCCTGCTGGTGGTCGCGGTCGGGATGACCTTCGTGGTGCTGACCGGCGGGATCGACCTGTCGGTCGGCGCGATGGTGGCGCTCTCGACGATGATCTCCGCCTGGCTGGTGGAGCAGCACGGCTGGCCGCCGCTGCTGGTGATCCCGCTGGTGCTGGTGGTCGGGACGGGCGCCGGGTTCGTGATGGGGTGGGTGATCCACACCTTCGAGATCCAGCCGTTCATCGTCACGCTCGCCGGGATGTTCCTGGCCCGCGGCCTCTGCTACACCATCAGCATCGACTCGATCTCGATCACCGACCCCACCTACACCGCCTTCGCGCAGACCCGGATCCCGCTGCCGGGCGACCTGTTCGTCTCGCCGAGCGTCCTGATAGCCGTCGGCGTGCTGGCGATCGCCTTCGTGGTGCTGCACTACACCCGCCTCGGCCGGAACGTGTACGCGCTGGGCGGCAGTGAGCAGTCCGCGCTGCTGATGGGCCTCCCGGTCGCCCGGACGAAGATCGCGGTCTACGCGATCAGCGGGTTCTGCTCGGCGCTCGGGGGAGTGCTGCTGACCTTCTACATGCTCTCCGGCTACGGGCTGCACGCCGTGGGCCTGGAGCTGGACGCGATCGCCGCGGTGGTGATCGGCGGGACGCTGCTGACGGGCGGCTCCGGCTACCTGCTCGGCACCGCGCTCGGGGTGCTGGTGCTGGGCCTGATCCAGACGGTCATCAGCTTCCAGGGCACGCTCAGTTCGTGGTGGACCAGGATCGTGATCGGCGGCCTGCTGTTCGTGTTCATCCTGCTCCAGCGCCTGATCGTCGGCCGCCGCAAGGCCTGA
- a CDS encoding DNA-formamidopyrimidine glycosylase family protein: protein MPEGDSVFRVSALLHEALAGQVLTSADLRVPAHATADLTGRRVLEVVPRGKHLLTRFDGGLTLHTHLRMDGRWELYRPGERWSGGPSHQIRAILGTGDRTAVGYRLPVVELLRTADEPNAVGHLGPDLLGPDWSIAEALRRIGAQPERPLAEALLDQRNLAGIGNVYANELCFMAGLTPWTPVGTVTTLERLLARAHQLLDANKLRHGHVTTGNTQPGRQNWVYGRARRACLRCGTPVRTAPHDRDRPAFWCPNCQRGPAPPG from the coding sequence GTGCCCGAAGGTGACAGTGTCTTCCGCGTCTCCGCGCTCCTGCACGAGGCCCTCGCCGGCCAGGTACTGACCAGCGCGGACCTGCGCGTGCCCGCTCACGCCACCGCCGACCTGACCGGCCGGCGGGTCCTGGAGGTCGTCCCGCGCGGCAAGCACCTGCTGACCCGCTTCGACGGCGGCCTCACCCTCCACACCCACCTCCGGATGGACGGCCGCTGGGAGCTCTACCGCCCCGGCGAACGCTGGAGCGGCGGGCCCTCCCACCAGATCCGCGCGATCCTCGGGACCGGGGACCGTACGGCCGTCGGCTACCGCCTGCCCGTCGTCGAGCTGCTCCGCACCGCCGACGAGCCGAACGCCGTGGGCCACCTCGGTCCCGACCTGCTCGGCCCGGACTGGAGCATCGCCGAGGCGCTGCGACGGATCGGCGCGCAGCCTGAGCGCCCGCTCGCCGAGGCGCTCCTGGACCAGCGCAACCTCGCCGGGATCGGCAATGTCTACGCCAACGAGCTCTGCTTCATGGCCGGGCTCACCCCGTGGACACCGGTCGGCACCGTCACCACGCTCGAACGCCTGCTGGCCCGCGCCCATCAACTCCTCGACGCCAACAAGCTCCGCCACGGCCACGTCACCACGGGCAACACCCAGCCGGGCCGGCAGAACTGGGTGTACGGCCGCGCCCGCCGCGCCTGCCTCCGCTGCGGCACCCCCGTCCGCACGGCGCCGCACGACCGCGACCGCCCCGCCTTCTGGTGCCCGAACTGCCAGCGAGGCCCGGCGCCGCCCGGCTGA
- a CDS encoding sugar ABC transporter ATP-binding protein, producing MPAQRAQQPVLEVHGIRKEFPGVLALDGVDFRLFPGEVHALMGENGAGKSTLIKVLTGVYESDGGEVVLDGRTVHISGPLQAQLAGISTVYQEVNLCPNLSVAENIFIGREPRRFGLIHWSELRRRAAELVADLDLDIDVTAPLNSYSIAVQQLVAIVRAVDVSAKVLILDEPTSSLDRDEVRQLFAVMRRLRDQGVAILFVSHFLDQIYEICDRMTILRNGRLEGEYLTSELRQVDLVARMIGGELASLEELSGSTRREPAAPAGTTPFLRADGLARKGAIEPYDLTIRPGEVVGLAGLLGSGRTEAARLLFGADHSTQGSVRIEGADATLRTPRAAISYGIAFCSENRKTEGLVGELTVRENIILALQAARGWTRPLSRTKQDEIALRWIRALDIRPDNPEALVRNLSGGNQQKVLLARWLITDPKLLILDEPTRGIDIGAKAEIQKLVAKLAGDGMSVLFISAELEEVLRLSHRVGVLRDRRLVAKLPNDGSLTPERIMTTIASGAQS from the coding sequence ATGCCGGCGCAACGCGCACAGCAACCGGTCCTGGAAGTACACGGGATCCGCAAGGAGTTCCCGGGCGTGCTGGCGCTGGACGGGGTCGACTTCCGGCTCTTCCCCGGCGAGGTGCACGCGCTGATGGGTGAGAACGGCGCAGGCAAGTCCACCCTGATCAAGGTCCTCACCGGCGTCTACGAGTCGGACGGCGGCGAGGTCGTCCTGGACGGCCGGACCGTCCACATCTCCGGCCCGCTGCAGGCGCAGCTGGCCGGGATCAGCACGGTCTACCAGGAGGTGAACCTCTGCCCGAACCTGTCGGTCGCGGAGAACATCTTCATCGGCCGCGAGCCGCGCCGGTTCGGCCTCATCCACTGGTCCGAACTTCGCCGCCGCGCCGCCGAGTTGGTCGCTGATCTCGACCTGGACATCGACGTCACGGCCCCGCTGAACAGCTACTCGATAGCCGTCCAGCAGCTGGTCGCGATCGTCCGGGCGGTGGACGTCTCGGCCAAGGTGCTGATCCTGGACGAGCCGACCTCCAGCCTGGACCGCGACGAGGTGCGCCAACTGTTCGCCGTGATGCGGCGGTTGCGCGACCAGGGCGTGGCGATCCTGTTCGTCTCGCACTTCCTGGACCAGATCTACGAGATCTGCGACCGGATGACCATCCTGCGCAACGGGCGCCTGGAGGGCGAGTACCTGACCAGTGAGCTCCGGCAGGTCGACCTGGTCGCCCGTATGATCGGCGGCGAACTGGCGAGCCTGGAGGAGCTGTCCGGCAGCACCCGCCGCGAGCCCGCCGCACCGGCCGGCACCACGCCGTTCCTGCGCGCCGACGGCCTCGCCCGCAAGGGCGCGATCGAGCCGTACGACCTGACCATCCGCCCCGGTGAAGTCGTAGGCCTGGCAGGTCTGTTGGGATCCGGTCGGACGGAGGCGGCCCGACTGCTCTTCGGCGCCGACCACAGCACCCAGGGCTCGGTACGGATCGAGGGCGCGGACGCCACCCTGCGCACACCGCGCGCCGCGATCTCGTACGGCATCGCCTTCTGCTCGGAGAACCGCAAGACCGAGGGTCTGGTCGGCGAGTTGACGGTGCGGGAGAACATCATCCTCGCCCTGCAGGCGGCCCGGGGCTGGACGCGTCCGCTCTCCCGTACCAAGCAGGACGAGATCGCACTGCGCTGGATCCGGGCCCTGGACATCCGCCCGGACAACCCCGAGGCGCTGGTGCGCAATCTCAGCGGCGGCAACCAGCAGAAGGTGCTGCTGGCCCGCTGGCTGATCACCGACCCCAAGCTGCTGATCCTGGACGAGCCGACCCGCGGGATCGACATCGGTGCCAAGGCAGAAATCCAGAAGCTGGTGGCCAAGTTGGCCGGTGACGGCATGTCCGTGCTGTTCATCTCGGCCGAGCTGGAGGAGGTGCTGCGGCTCAGCCACCGGGTGGGTGTGCTGCGGGACCGCCGGCTGGTGGCCAAGCTGCCGAACGACGGCTCGCTCACCCCCGAGCGCATCATGACGACGATCGCAAGCGGAGCCCAGTCATGA
- a CDS encoding LacI family DNA-binding transcriptional regulator, with translation MADVARVAGVSHQTVSRVLNGAPHVRPDTRERVLAAIRELDYRPNSAARALVTRRSQTLGVVSFGSALYGPASMLDGIEQAARSAGYFVSVASLRSLDSRSVQEAVDRLRDQGVEGIVVIAPQISAVSAVAKLSSAVPVVAVGSGSQSRVPVVAVDNEAGALAATRHLLDLGHETVHHVAGPAGWLETKTRQDGWRKALEAVGAEVPQVQSGDWSARSGYEAGLRIAEDREVTAVFCANDHMALGLLRALHEAGRSIPGDISVVGFDDIPESAYFAPPLTTVRQDFGELGRRALELLVEELAGVGHARSHVLVSPEMVLRRSAGPAARR, from the coding sequence ATGGCGGACGTGGCGCGGGTGGCCGGCGTGTCCCACCAGACGGTGTCGCGAGTACTGAACGGTGCGCCGCACGTCCGGCCCGACACCCGTGAACGGGTGCTCGCCGCCATCCGTGAGCTGGACTACCGTCCCAACTCGGCGGCCCGGGCGCTGGTCACCCGGCGCTCGCAGACCCTCGGTGTGGTCAGCTTCGGCAGTGCGCTCTACGGCCCCGCCTCGATGCTGGACGGTATCGAGCAGGCGGCCCGCAGCGCGGGGTACTTCGTCAGCGTGGCGAGCCTGCGCTCGCTCGACAGCCGTTCCGTCCAGGAGGCGGTGGACCGGCTGCGTGACCAGGGCGTCGAAGGCATCGTCGTCATCGCGCCGCAGATCTCGGCGGTGAGCGCGGTGGCGAAGCTGTCCAGCGCGGTGCCGGTGGTGGCGGTCGGGTCGGGCAGCCAGTCCCGGGTGCCGGTGGTCGCGGTCGACAACGAGGCCGGTGCGCTGGCCGCCACCCGTCACCTGCTCGACCTCGGGCACGAAACCGTGCACCATGTGGCCGGGCCGGCGGGCTGGCTGGAGACCAAGACCCGGCAGGACGGCTGGCGCAAGGCGCTGGAGGCGGTCGGCGCCGAGGTCCCGCAGGTCCAGAGCGGTGACTGGAGCGCCCGCTCCGGGTACGAGGCGGGGCTGAGGATCGCGGAGGACCGTGAGGTCACCGCCGTGTTCTGCGCCAATGACCACATGGCCCTGGGACTGCTGCGTGCGCTCCACGAGGCGGGCCGGTCGATCCCGGGCGACATCAGCGTGGTCGGTTTCGACGACATCCCCGAGTCCGCGTACTTCGCGCCGCCCCTGACCACCGTGCGCCAGGACTTCGGCGAGCTGGGCCGTCGTGCCCTGGAGCTGCTGGTCGAGGAGCTGGCCGGCGTCGGCCATGCGCGCAGCCATGTGCTGGTCTCGCCGGAGATGGTGCTGCGCCGGAGTGCGGGTCCGGCCGCTCGCCGGTAG